TCAAGGACGGCAACTGGGACATGACGGGCTCTCTCATGACTGGCGCTCAGCGTCGATGCAACTCGGTCAAACCAGCATAGCAGTCGATACCGGCACGGATGGCGTGGCGCTGTCGGTCAATCCGGATCATTATGCTCGGCGCCTACAAACGTTCGCTGATCGGGTATCCACATTTATGAGCCAACTGTCTTTCCTGCCCTTCTCCAAACCCACCATCGATGAAGCCACGATTGCCGCTGTCGGCGATGTGCTGCGCTCGGGCTGGATTACCAGCGGCCCCAAGGTGCAGGCTTTTGAAGCGCAACTCTCGGAATATTTCGGCGGGCGCCCAGTGCGTACGTTCAATTCCGGCACCTGCACCATGGAGATCGCATTGCGAATTGCCGGCGTCGGACCGGGTGATGAAGTGATCACCACGCCGATTTCCTGGGTGGCCACCGCCAACGTGATTCTGGAAGTTGGCGCCACGCCGGTGTTTGCCGACATCGACCCAGTCACCCGCAATATAGACCTGACGCAGCTTGAAGCAGCGATTACCCCACGCACCAAAGCCATCATCCCGGTGTTTCTCGCGGGACTGCCCGTGGACATGACGCGCCTTTACGCGATTGCAAAAAAGCATGGTTTGCGAGTGGTGGAAGATGCCGCCCAAGCATTGGGTTCGAGCTGGAACGGCCAGCGAATCGGTGCGACTGGCGATTTCGTGTCCTTCAGTTTCCAGGCGAACAAGAACGTCACCTGTTCAGAAGGCGGTTGCCTGGTACTGAACAACGCCGAGGAAGCGCGGCTGGCAGAAAAGTACCGCTTGCAGGGCGTCACCCGCAGCGGTTTCGACGGGCTGGACGTTGATGTGCTGGGCGGCAAGTTCAACATGACCGATGTCGCGGCAGCCATTGGCCTGGGGCAGTTTGCCCACATCGAAGCGATCACCGCTCATCGTCGTGAGCTGGCCAAACATTACTTCGCTTGCTTCGGCGAGGACTTCGAAGCGCAATACGGTGCTCAACTGCCCCCGGCGGATTTCGAGAACAGCAATTGGCATTTGTTCCAACTGGTGCTCCCGGAACGCCAGGATGGCAAACCGGCACGGGCCACTTTCATGGAGCAGATGCAGGCACTGGGAGTGGGTATCGGCTATCACTACCCGCCGATCCACCTGCTGAGTCTTTACCGCGAACGCGGGTTCAAGGAAGGCATGTTCCCGGTCGCCGAACGGGTCGGACGACTGATCGTCTCGCTGCCGATGTTCACGGCCATGGATAAAGCGGATGTCGAGCGTTCGGTGGCTGCGGTGAAAGCCGTGTTGCGGACTTGATTCGGCCTTTGCAGGAGCTGCCGAAGACAGCTCCTGCAAAGCGGGCATTACTCGCCGATGGCGGCCTTGTAGGCCATCGGGTCGAGCAGCTTGTCCAGCTCAGAGGTATCGCTTGGCTCGAGTTTGAAGAACCAGCTGTCATAAGGCGCGCTGTTGACCAGTTCCGGGCTGTTGGCCAACTCTTCGTTGACGGCAATGACTGTGCCGGAGACCGGCGAGTAGATATCCGACGCAGCCTTGACCGACTCGACGACACCCGCCGCTTCACCGGCAGCGAACACTTTGCCGATCTCCGGCAACTCGACGAACACCACATCACCCAAGGCTTCCTGAGCATGGTCTGAAATACCCACTTTCACGCCGCCATCATGGTCTAGACGGGCCCATTCGTGACTTTCGGCAAAACGCAGGTCGACAGGGATTTCGCTCATGTTCTGTGTCCTCAAGAAAAATGTCGGCAGTCATTGACCGCCAAAAAAGGTTAGATCAAGGTTTTGCCATGGCGTACGAAGGTCGGCTTGACCACTCGAACCGGGTACCACTTGCCACGGATTTCCACTTCAGCGCGGTCGGCGGTGGCCGCCGGCACGCGCGCCAGTGCAATCGACTTGCTAAGCGTAGGAGAGAAACTACCACTGGTGATCTCCCCTTCGCCAACATCGGCGATGCGAACCACCTGATGAGCCCGCAGAACGCCACGTTCTTCAAGGACCAGACCGACCAGTTTGTGCTGCACACCAGCGGCCTGCTCGGCCTCCAGGGCGGTACGGCCAAGGAACTGGCGCGTGGCCGGTTCCCAGGCAATGCTCCAGGCCATGTTGGAGGCCAACGGTGAAACGTCTTGATGGATGTCCTGACCGTACAGGTTCATCCCGGCTTCGACCCGCAAGGTATCGCGCGCGCCAAGGCCGATCGGGGAAATACCCGCGCCCACCAGATCGTTGAAGAAACCCGGCGCCTGATCGGCCGGCAGCACGATTTCCAGACCATCCTCACCGGTGTAACCGGTGCGGGCGATGAACCAGTCACCGTCGGCCTGACCTTCGAAATATTTGAGCTGCAGGATCAGCGCAGCGCGGGACTGGGTCACCAATTCGGCAATCTTGTGCCGGGCGTGAGGGCCTTGAATGGCCAGCATCGCCAACTCGGAACGCTCGTTGAGCTGCACATCGAAGTCGCCGAGATGAGCCTGCATCCAGGCCAGGTCCTGATTGCGGGTGGAGGCGTTGACCACCAGCCGATATCCGTCATCGAGGCGATAGACGATCATGTCATCGACGATACCGCCGTGCTCGTTGAGCATGGCGCTGTACAAGGCACGGCCGGGGCTGTGCAGACGTTCGACGTCGTTGGCCAGTAAGTATTGCAGCCAGGCCTTGGCCTGGGGGCCGTCGACATCGATCACGGTCATATGGGATACATCGAAAACCCCGCAATCGCGGCGCACCTGATGGTGTTCCTCGACCTGCGAGCCGTAATGCAGAGGCATATCCCAACCGCCAAAATCGACCATCTTCGCGCCGAGGGCGAGATGAAGGTCATACAGAGGCGTGCGCTGTCCCATGGGTTTCTCCTTCCGGGCGTGGCGAAGGTGCGGACAGCCGCTGTACGGGGTGAAATGCCTTGAAATAAAGGCTTTCAGCCGATTTCAGCAACCCGGTCTGAAAGACGGACCGCACCGAATGCCGCGCATTGTAGCCGCAAGGTGTAGGACTGACACCTAGCCGTTTCGATGCGCCGACCTTCTGATTAATCCGATGACCGGCAACAGCCCGACCAGAACCAGGGTCAGTGCCGGCAACGAGGCCCTCGCCCACTCGCCTTCGCTGGTCATTTCAAAGATCCGCACCGCCAGCGTGTCCCAGCCGAACGGGCGCATCAGCAGGGTCGCGGGCATTTCCTTGAGCACGTCGACGAACACCAGCAACGCAGCGCTCAACGTGCCCGGAAGCAGCAGCGGCAGATACACTTTGAAAAACAGTCGTGGCCCACTGACGCCAAGGCTACGTGCTGCTTCGGGCAAAGAAGGCCGTATACGCGCCAGGCTGCTTTCCAGCGGCCCGTAAGCCACGGCGATGAATCGCACCAGATAGGCCAGCAACAACGCCGACAGACTGCCCAGCAGCAACGGTTTGCCCGCGCCGCCAAGCCAGCCCGACAGCGGAATCACCAGTTCGCGATCCAGATAACTGAACGCCAGCATGATCGATACCGCCAATACCGAGCCCGGCAGTGCGTAGCCGAGGTTGGCCAGGCTGATGCCGGAACGGATCGCCCGGGTCGGTGCCAATCGACGGGCAAACGCCAGCAGCAGCGCGACGCTGACGGTGATCAACGCCGCCATGCCGCCCAGGTACAGGGTGTGCACGATCAACCCGGCATAACGTTCGTCCAGATCGAAGCGCCCGCGTTGCCAGAACCACACCAGCAGTTGCAGCACGGGAATGACGAAGGCGCAGGCGAACACCAGACCACACCAGCTCATCGCCGCCAGCGCCTTGACCCCATGCAGGTGATACAGCGCCTTGACCCGCGGCCGTTCGTTGCCCGCCCGGTTGGCGCCGCGGGCACGGCGTTCGCCATATAACACCACCATCACCACTAACAGCAGCAGGCTGGCCAGTTGCGCGGCGGTGGAGAGACTGAAAAAGCCGTACCAGGTCTTGTAAATGGCGGTGGTGAACGTATCGAAGTTGAACACCGACACCGCACCGAAATCCGCCAGGGTTTCCATCAGCGCCAACGCCACCCCCGCGCCGATCGCCGGACGAGCCATGGGCAACGCCACTCGCCAGAACGCCTGCCACGGGGATTGCCCAAGGACTCGCGCCGCTTCCATCAGGCCTTTGCCCTGAGCCAGAAATGCAGTGCGCGCCAACAGGTAAACGTAGGGATAGAAAACCAGCACCAGCACCAGAATCACGCCACCGGTGGAACGCACTCGCGGCAGCCTCAGACCACTGCCGAACCATTCGCGCAACAGGGTTTGCACCGGCCCGGCGAAATCCAGCAGGCCTACAAAGACAAAGGCCAGCACGTAGGCAGGAATCGCGAACGGCAGCATCAACGCCCAGTCCAGCCACCGCCGCCCCGGGAACTCACAGAGGCTGGTGAGCCAGGCGAGGCTGACGCCCAACAGCGTCACGCCGATGCCAACGCCGACGACCAGCGTGAGGGTATTGCCCAGCAGCCGCGGCATCTGCGTACCCCACAGGTGGGACCAGATCTGCTGATCGATGGTTTGCCAGGAAAGAAGCAGGACGCTCAGGGGCAGCAGGACCAGCGCAGCGATGGCGAAGACCAGGGGATACCAGCGGCGTTGGGCGGGGTGGGCCAAGGAAAAGCTCTCGGGTAAATCAACGAAGTGTATGCAAACCGCAAAAAGATCG
The Pseudomonas sp. GR 6-02 genome window above contains:
- a CDS encoding DegT/DnrJ/EryC1/StrS family aminotransferase, whose amino-acid sequence is MSQLSFLPFSKPTIDEATIAAVGDVLRSGWITSGPKVQAFEAQLSEYFGGRPVRTFNSGTCTMEIALRIAGVGPGDEVITTPISWVATANVILEVGATPVFADIDPVTRNIDLTQLEAAITPRTKAIIPVFLAGLPVDMTRLYAIAKKHGLRVVEDAAQALGSSWNGQRIGATGDFVSFSFQANKNVTCSEGGCLVLNNAEEARLAEKYRLQGVTRSGFDGLDVDVLGGKFNMTDVAAAIGLGQFAHIEAITAHRRELAKHYFACFGEDFEAQYGAQLPPADFENSNWHLFQLVLPERQDGKPARATFMEQMQALGVGIGYHYPPIHLLSLYRERGFKEGMFPVAERVGRLIVSLPMFTAMDKADVERSVAAVKAVLRT
- the gcvH gene encoding glycine cleavage system protein GcvH, whose translation is MSEIPVDLRFAESHEWARLDHDGGVKVGISDHAQEALGDVVFVELPEIGKVFAAGEAAGVVESVKAASDIYSPVSGTVIAVNEELANSPELVNSAPYDSWFFKLEPSDTSELDKLLDPMAYKAAIGE
- the gcvT gene encoding glycine cleavage system aminomethyltransferase GcvT produces the protein MGQRTPLYDLHLALGAKMVDFGGWDMPLHYGSQVEEHHQVRRDCGVFDVSHMTVIDVDGPQAKAWLQYLLANDVERLHSPGRALYSAMLNEHGGIVDDMIVYRLDDGYRLVVNASTRNQDLAWMQAHLGDFDVQLNERSELAMLAIQGPHARHKIAELVTQSRAALILQLKYFEGQADGDWFIARTGYTGEDGLEIVLPADQAPGFFNDLVGAGISPIGLGARDTLRVEAGMNLYGQDIHQDVSPLASNMAWSIAWEPATRQFLGRTALEAEQAAGVQHKLVGLVLEERGVLRAHQVVRIADVGEGEITSGSFSPTLSKSIALARVPAATADRAEVEIRGKWYPVRVVKPTFVRHGKTLI
- a CDS encoding ABC transporter permease, which codes for MAHPAQRRWYPLVFAIAALVLLPLSVLLLSWQTIDQQIWSHLWGTQMPRLLGNTLTLVVGVGIGVTLLGVSLAWLTSLCEFPGRRWLDWALMLPFAIPAYVLAFVFVGLLDFAGPVQTLLREWFGSGLRLPRVRSTGGVILVLVLVFYPYVYLLARTAFLAQGKGLMEAARVLGQSPWQAFWRVALPMARPAIGAGVALALMETLADFGAVSVFNFDTFTTAIYKTWYGFFSLSTAAQLASLLLLVVMVVLYGERRARGANRAGNERPRVKALYHLHGVKALAAMSWCGLVFACAFVIPVLQLLVWFWQRGRFDLDERYAGLIVHTLYLGGMAALITVSVALLLAFARRLAPTRAIRSGISLANLGYALPGSVLAVSIMLAFSYLDRELVIPLSGWLGGAGKPLLLGSLSALLLAYLVRFIAVAYGPLESSLARIRPSLPEAARSLGVSGPRLFFKVYLPLLLPGTLSAALLVFVDVLKEMPATLLMRPFGWDTLAVRIFEMTSEGEWARASLPALTLVLVGLLPVIGLIRRSAHRNG